The following proteins are co-located in the Macadamia integrifolia cultivar HAES 741 unplaced genomic scaffold, SCU_Mint_v3 scaffold1320, whole genome shotgun sequence genome:
- the LOC122063416 gene encoding phosphoenolpyruvate carboxylase kinase 1-like has protein sequence MSEGLKKVYQVCEEIGQGRFGTVFRCFFPASGDFFALKSIDKRLHSDSVDRECIDKEAKIMQLLSGNPNVVQIADVYEDDAYLDIVMELCDSSDLFDRVSKRTFSDVEAAAIMLPLMEAITHCHRRGVAHRDIKPDNILFDSRNRLKLADFGSAEIFHDGLPMRGIVGTPYYVAPEVLSGKDYSEKVDVWSAGVILYIMLSGIPPFYGDSTAEIFEAVLRGNLRFPTRNFYSVSPASKDLLRKMLSKDVSKRFSAEQVLGHPWITSGGEARSMMA, from the exons ATGAGCGAGGGATTGAAGAAGGTCTACCAGGTTTGCGAAGAGATCGGTCAGGGAAGATTCGGTACCGTTTTCCGGTGCTTCTTTCCTGCTTCCGGCGACTTCTTCGCCTTGAAATCCATCGACAAGCGTCTCCACTCCGACTCCGTTGATCGAGAATGCATCGACAAAGAAGCCAAGATCATGCAACTTCTCAGCGGCAACCCTAATGTCGTTCAAATCGCCGATGTTTACGAGGATGATGCGTATCTCGACATCGTTATGGAGCTTTGTGATTCTTCCGACCTTTTCGATCGTGTCTCCAAGCGCACTTTCTCTGATGTCGAAGCTGCTGCTATTATGTTGCCTCTGATGGAGGCGATCACTCATTGTCACCGCAGGGGTGTTGCTCACCGTGATATTAAGCCTGATAACATACTCTTTGACAGTCGGAATCGGTTGAAGCTGGCTGATTTTGGATCTGCTGAGATCTTTCACGACGGGCTACCCATGAGAGGGATCGTTGGGACGCCTTACTATGTTGCGCCTGAAGTGCTTTCTGGAAAGGATTATAGTGAGAAAGTGGACGTTTGGAGTGCTGGAGTTATTTTGTACATAATGTTGTCTGGAATCCCGCCTTTTTATGGGGATTCTACCGCTGAGATCTTTGAGGCGGTGCTTCGTGGGAATCTCCGCTTTCCGACTCGGAACTTTTACTCCGTCTCGCCGGCTTCGAAGGATCTTTTGCGGAAGATGCTTTCAAAGGACGTCTCCAAGAGATTCTCCGCCGAGCAAGTACTCG GGCATCCATGGATCACAAGCGGAGGAGAAGCTAGGTCGATGATGGCTTGA